GATAGCTTTACTGAGGCTGCTGGATCGCCCGGAGCTGTACTTGATGTCGGAGGCTGTCTTATTTATTTACAGGAATTTGTTAGCTCTTGTGTGCAAGTAGCTTATGAGAACTTTGAGTCGCGTCTATTTAGTAATATAAAAAACAAAGGATTTCCGATTAATTCACA
The sequence above is drawn from the Thermostichus vulcanus str. 'Rupite' genome and encodes:
- a CDS encoding KGK domain-containing protein is translated as MSDNDSITVHDSFTEAAGSPGAVLDVGGCLIYLQEFVSSCVQVAYENFESRLFSNIKNKGFPINSQHLSKITDKQGIPLKLLRPSESWIGGRIRVRILIEFEPWLTDKTNR